A stretch of Gorilla gorilla gorilla isolate KB3781 chromosome 9, NHGRI_mGorGor1-v2.1_pri, whole genome shotgun sequence DNA encodes these proteins:
- the LOC115936295 gene encoding olfactory receptor 4C16-like, with the protein MQLNNNVTEFILLGLTQDPFWKKIVFVIFLLLYLGTLLGNLLIIITVKTSQALKNPMYFFLFYLSLSDTCLSTSVAPRIIVDAHLKTTTIAFSECMIQVFSAHFFGCLEILILILMAVDHYVAICKPLHYMTIMSHQVCGVLMTVAWVGSCVHSLAQIFLALSLPFCGPNVINHYFCDLQPLLKLACSDTYVVNLLPVSNSGAICTVGFVILMFSYVIILHSLRNHSAEGRKKALSTCVSHITVVILFFGPCIFIYTRPATTFPMDKMIAVFYTLGTPLLNPLIYTLRNTEVKSAMRKLWSKKLFADGKR; encoded by the coding sequence ATGCAACTGAATAATAATGTGACTGAGTTCATTCTGCTTGGATTGACACAGGATCCTTTTTGGAAGAAAAtagtgtttgttatttttttgcttCTCTACTTGGGAACATTGTTGGGTAACTTGCTAATTATTATTACcgtcaagaccagccaggcactTAAGAACCCAatgtatttcttcctcttctacttATCCTTATCTGATACTTGCCTCTCTACTTCCGTAGCCCCTAGAATAATTGTGGATGCCCATTTGAAGACGACAACTATCGCCTTCAGCGAGTGCATGATCCAAGTCTTTTCAGCCCATTTCTTTGGCTGCCTGGAGATCCTCATCCTTATCCTCATGGCTGTTGATCACTATGTGGCCATCTGTAAGCCCTTGCACTACATGACCATCATGAGCCACCAGGTCTGTGGTGTGTTGATGACTGTGGCCTGGGTGGGATCCTGTGTGCATTCTTTAGCTCAGATTTTTCTTGCCCTGAGTTTGCCTTTCTGTGGCCCCAATGTGATCAATCACTATTTCTGTGACTTGCAGCCCTTGTTGAAACTAGCCTGTTCAGATACCTATGTGGTTAACCTACTCCCGGTTTCCAACAGTGGGGCCATTTGTACAGTGGGTTTTGTCATACTGATGTTCTCCTATGTCATCATCTTGCATTCTCTGAGAAACCACAGTgctgaagggagaaagaaagcccTTTCCACCTGTGTGTCCCACATCACTGTGGTCATCTTGTTCTTTGGACCttgcatatttatatacacacgcCCCGCAACCACATTCCCAATGGATAAAATGATAGCTGTATTTTATACACTTGGAACACCTTTGCTCAACCCTCTGATTTATACACTGAGGAATACAGAAGTGAAAAGTGCCATGAGGAAGCTTTGGAGCAAGAAATTGTTTGCAGATggcaaaagataa